A single region of the Gossypium arboreum isolate Shixiya-1 chromosome 12, ASM2569848v2, whole genome shotgun sequence genome encodes:
- the LOC108478922 gene encoding MYB-like transcription factor EOBII isoform X1, which translates to MSTLIEEEIEVRKGPWTTEEDTLLTHYIGRHGVGPWNMLAKCAGLKRSGKSCRLRWLNYLNPDIKRGNLTLQEQQLILQLHSLWGNRWSKIAEHLPGRTDNEIKNYWRTRVQNKQPSSSSLKEMSSQFSVPCQLPECIVPSGSVINISEQIEFPQHETSPNAYAHTCVDNNNLVLNGSYNIGRSGQDMEAFRLASMSAVGEGCWICNEMTDSLWQCRELGEMGN; encoded by the exons ATGTCCACTCTTATTGAAGAGGAGATTGAGGTGAGAAAAGGGCCATGGACCACGGAAGAGGATACGCTCCTAACCCATTACATTGGTCGTCATGGGGTAGGTCCTTGGAATATGTTGGCAAAATGTGCAG GTCTTAAGAGAAGTGGTAAAAGTTGCAGATTAAGGTGGCTTAACTATTTGAACCCTGACATTAAGCGCGGAAACCTCACTCTCCAAGAACAACAATTGATTCTTCAACTTCATTCCCTGTGGGGAAATCG ATGGTCAAAAATTGCAGAGCATCTTCCGGGAAGAACAGACAACGAGATCAAGAACTATTGGAGAACAAGGGTGCAAAACAAGCAGCCATCCTCTTCTTCTTTGAAAGAAATGAGCTCCCAATTTTCAGTTCCTTGTCAATTACCAGAATGCATCGTCCCTTCAGGTTCAGTCATAAACATTTCAGAGCAAATTGAATTTCCCCAACACGAAACAAGTCCAAACGCATATGCCCATACTTGTGTCGACAACAATAACCTAGTTCTTAATGGAAGTTACAATATTGGCAGAAGTGGGCAGGACATGGAGGCATTCAGACTGGCATCCATGTCAGCTGTGGGTGAAGGGTGTTGGATATGTAATGAGATGACAGATAGTTTATGGCAATGTAGGGAGTTGGGAGAGATGGGGAACTAG
- the LOC108478922 gene encoding MYB-like transcription factor EOBI isoform X2, translating to MDHGRGYAPNPLHWSSWGRSLEYVGKMCSGKSCRLRWLNYLNPDIKRGNLTLQEQQLILQLHSLWGNRWSKIAEHLPGRTDNEIKNYWRTRVQNKQPSSSSLKEMSSQFSVPCQLPECIVPSGSVINISEQIEFPQHETSPNAYAHTCVDNNNLVLNGSYNIGRSGQDMEAFRLASMSAVGEGCWICNEMTDSLWQCRELGEMGN from the exons ATGGACCACGGAAGAGGATACGCTCCTAACCCATTACATTGGTCGTCATGGGGTAGGTCCTTGGAATATGTTGGCAAAATGTGCAG TGGTAAAAGTTGCAGATTAAGGTGGCTTAACTATTTGAACCCTGACATTAAGCGCGGAAACCTCACTCTCCAAGAACAACAATTGATTCTTCAACTTCATTCCCTGTGGGGAAATCG ATGGTCAAAAATTGCAGAGCATCTTCCGGGAAGAACAGACAACGAGATCAAGAACTATTGGAGAACAAGGGTGCAAAACAAGCAGCCATCCTCTTCTTCTTTGAAAGAAATGAGCTCCCAATTTTCAGTTCCTTGTCAATTACCAGAATGCATCGTCCCTTCAGGTTCAGTCATAAACATTTCAGAGCAAATTGAATTTCCCCAACACGAAACAAGTCCAAACGCATATGCCCATACTTGTGTCGACAACAATAACCTAGTTCTTAATGGAAGTTACAATATTGGCAGAAGTGGGCAGGACATGGAGGCATTCAGACTGGCATCCATGTCAGCTGTGGGTGAAGGGTGTTGGATATGTAATGAGATGACAGATAGTTTATGGCAATGTAGGGAGTTGGGAGAGATGGGGAACTAG
- the LOC108478922 gene encoding MYB-like transcription factor EOBI isoform X3, which produces MDHGRGYAPNPLHWSSWGRSLEYVGKMCRLRWLNYLNPDIKRGNLTLQEQQLILQLHSLWGNRWSKIAEHLPGRTDNEIKNYWRTRVQNKQPSSSSLKEMSSQFSVPCQLPECIVPSGSVINISEQIEFPQHETSPNAYAHTCVDNNNLVLNGSYNIGRSGQDMEAFRLASMSAVGEGCWICNEMTDSLWQCRELGEMGN; this is translated from the exons ATGGACCACGGAAGAGGATACGCTCCTAACCCATTACATTGGTCGTCATGGGGTAGGTCCTTGGAATATGTTGGCAAAATGTGCAG ATTAAGGTGGCTTAACTATTTGAACCCTGACATTAAGCGCGGAAACCTCACTCTCCAAGAACAACAATTGATTCTTCAACTTCATTCCCTGTGGGGAAATCG ATGGTCAAAAATTGCAGAGCATCTTCCGGGAAGAACAGACAACGAGATCAAGAACTATTGGAGAACAAGGGTGCAAAACAAGCAGCCATCCTCTTCTTCTTTGAAAGAAATGAGCTCCCAATTTTCAGTTCCTTGTCAATTACCAGAATGCATCGTCCCTTCAGGTTCAGTCATAAACATTTCAGAGCAAATTGAATTTCCCCAACACGAAACAAGTCCAAACGCATATGCCCATACTTGTGTCGACAACAATAACCTAGTTCTTAATGGAAGTTACAATATTGGCAGAAGTGGGCAGGACATGGAGGCATTCAGACTGGCATCCATGTCAGCTGTGGGTGAAGGGTGTTGGATATGTAATGAGATGACAGATAGTTTATGGCAATGTAGGGAGTTGGGAGAGATGGGGAACTAG